The following coding sequences are from one Aquipuribacter sp. SD81 window:
- a CDS encoding proteasome assembly chaperone family protein produces MQRPDSDELLRYADGVGEDGGLEVPPGLVLVHHLAGFVDAGSAATAAVEALLVDHHRTDVAHFDADALVDHRSRRPVMTFDTDRWTGYEPPHVTVSLLRRHDDPAQALLLLHGAEPDYRWGAFSRAAVRLVQDLQVRLVVGLAAIPMGVPHTRPAGVIAHGTRAELVRGRRAWVGQVRVPGHVGGLLEYRLGEAGLDAVGFTVNVPHYVAQADYPEAAAVLLEHLSGVSGHPVDVSGLRVRAAQTRSDIDVEVAKSSEVAAVVGALEEQYDSLAETAGSDLRNDLPDGDELGAELERFLAERERGGPGGAGEVR; encoded by the coding sequence GTGCAGCGCCCGGACAGCGACGAGCTCCTCAGGTACGCCGACGGCGTGGGGGAGGACGGCGGGCTCGAGGTCCCGCCCGGCCTCGTGCTCGTGCACCACCTGGCGGGCTTCGTGGACGCCGGCTCCGCGGCGACCGCCGCGGTCGAGGCGTTGCTCGTCGACCACCACCGCACCGACGTCGCGCACTTCGACGCCGACGCGCTCGTCGACCACCGCAGCCGCCGCCCGGTCATGACCTTCGACACCGACCGCTGGACCGGCTACGAGCCCCCGCACGTCACGGTGTCGCTGCTGCGCCGCCACGACGACCCGGCGCAGGCGCTGCTGCTGCTGCACGGGGCCGAGCCCGACTACCGCTGGGGCGCCTTCTCGCGGGCGGCCGTCCGGCTCGTGCAGGACCTGCAGGTCCGGCTCGTCGTGGGCCTGGCGGCGATCCCCATGGGCGTGCCCCACACCCGGCCCGCAGGTGTCATCGCCCACGGCACCCGCGCCGAGCTGGTGCGCGGCCGCCGGGCGTGGGTCGGCCAGGTGCGCGTGCCGGGGCACGTGGGCGGGCTGCTGGAGTACCGGCTCGGCGAGGCCGGGCTGGACGCCGTCGGCTTCACCGTCAACGTGCCGCACTACGTCGCCCAGGCCGACTACCCCGAGGCGGCCGCGGTGCTGCTCGAGCACCTGTCCGGTGTGAGCGGGCACCCGGTCGACGTGTCCGGCCTGCGCGTGCGGGCGGCGCAGACCCGCAGCGACATCGACGTGGAGGTCGCGAAGAGCAGCGAGGTCGCCGCCGTCGTCGGGGCGCTGGAGGAGCAGTACGACTCCCTCGCCGAGACCGCCGGCAGCGACCTGCGCAACGACCTGCCCGACGGCGACGAGCTCGGCGCCGAGCTGGAGCGCTTCCTCGCCGAGCGCGAGCGCGGCGGGCCCGGCGGCGCCGGGGAGGTCCGGTGA
- a CDS encoding pilus assembly protein CpaE: MSVRAVDAAELLSPATARRLRAAGLRWDPTAGDRFVLADRDMDDDVFVVSDMVADVHDFPSGRVIGFNGTVEWALDSVGSEQALWLPHEDQLRRLLGGTFRRLERVPDGTDGTDGTEATDATDDPAWRVTVRLPGDGDDSAVGGATAVEAYAGALLALLARATG; the protein is encoded by the coding sequence GTGAGCGTCCGGGCGGTCGACGCCGCCGAGCTGCTGTCGCCGGCCACGGCCCGGCGGCTGCGGGCGGCCGGGCTGCGGTGGGACCCCACCGCGGGTGACCGGTTCGTGCTCGCCGACCGCGACATGGACGACGACGTCTTCGTCGTGTCCGACATGGTCGCCGACGTCCACGACTTCCCCAGCGGCCGGGTCATCGGCTTCAACGGGACGGTGGAGTGGGCGCTGGACTCCGTCGGCAGCGAGCAGGCGCTGTGGCTGCCGCACGAGGACCAGCTGCGCCGGCTGCTCGGGGGCACCTTCCGGCGCCTCGAGCGGGTCCCCGACGGCACCGACGGCACCGACGGCACCGAGGCGACCGACGCCACCGACGATCCGGCCTGGCGCGTCACGGTCCGGCTGCCGGGGGACGGCGACGACTCCGCCGTGGGCGGCGCGACGGCCGTCGAGGCGTACGCCGGGGCCCTGCTCGCCCTGCTGGCGCGCGCGACCGGCTGA